The genomic DNA CAGAGACTAAAAGGGCCGATGGTACGTCGACTTTGCTTTGGATAGCTGTTGAACATCTGGTCTGACCCATCCGCAGAGGATCGCAACTTTCGAACCAATGTCGTATTGTTGTTCCTTGGCTCGAACATGCTTGTCATTTTActcttcacctcttccaccttcaCCAACTGGGTTAACTCGCATTTTGTCGATGCGACCAGCTCGACTTTCAATCCTTACCTTGTGAGTATCATGCTGATTCTCACCATAGTGGTCTGCTGAATGTCCAAACAGACCGTGATCTTTTACGCAGTTCTCGGCCTCTCAGCCCTTCGATTCGCAGGTTGCCTGTTGTATCTCATTTTCAGGATGTTCGGCTATTGAGTATCCCGAACAATACGTATTCCGAGAACTTTCCTTCCAGTTTGTAGTATGATCTACACCTAACTCCTATACATAGCGACTGCAGCGATCTCCTCAGCTGGTCTGATGGAACGATATGTGCAACGAAGACCATTGAAAAAGTCAGACGATGAATATTATGCATCATAATGCCTCTTAAACTTGTCTTGACCCTGTCGATGGGGGGATCTCAATGTCTTTCGTTCGGTATTTCTTTCATCAATCGACCAGATTGAATATATCTCCACACAAATACAGTGTCTGACCGAGTATTTTGATTATTTATAGCACAATGAATGAATTGCATCTCAAACTCATGCTATACACATTTTCTAGAATTCTGAACCTTCGACCTACCGCGACGTTAGTCAAAGGAAGGGCATTCTCATCGGATAAAAAAACTTACGTTGAACGTCGCCCCGTATTTCATATAGCCTTGCATTATTTCAAAGATCCCGACCGGCAGGTTCTGTCATTGTCATGTTCAGCCTTATCCTGCAGAAgctcgagaagaaaaaaaaaagatcGACTTACCATACTGAGCATTGTGTATTGTAATTTGGCATGTCCATGTATGAGTCCGACCTTGTACAAATAATGCGCGACCATGGACGGGTATGACGCGTCCATATACCATCTACACACACTTGATTAGGACCAAATCTGCCTTGTGAACATTTTCGCCTTACCGATGGTGATAGGTTGTCAGCCTCACAGCCGCCGTCAAGGTCTTTTGAAGATCGCCCTCATTCGCATACGTTTCAAGAAGCTTCATAAGTGCTTTTGCGCTGAATTTGGAGTCGAGACAGCGTTGGTACGCGtccttggcttcttctttgtgaTGCAAACGTGTGGCAAGTTCACCAAGGATCTCCCACTTTTGCGCCATCAGCTAAAAGTCCCCCACAGGTCTTGAAGTTTGCGTACCTCGGTACCAGTCTTTCGGTATGACATGTGCTGGGTTTTGAAATGAGATATCTCTGCTCTCCAAATGGTGTAGACTCTCAAGTCTTCATACAGAACTCTGAGTTATTGCATGTCAGCCCTGAAAATATGCTACAGTCGTAGATCATTCCTTACAAAAAGAGGTTATCTAGAAAGGAATGTCAGCCAACGTCGGCTTATTGCGAGGAAGAGTACACACCTAACCATCTCTCACATAATCGCTTATGAGAAAACGCCGAAACCGGCTGTTCCCCTtcactcttcatccccaaAGGCGAATTGGGATCTTCATTCGCTTGTGCTGTCTCGGGCTTCTCCAGAGCGGGCTTGTGAGTACTTGCCTTTTCGCTGAACCCTGGTCCTGGAGCCGTATTAGGAGTGCGCATCGACTCGCTTGATATCCTGATGGTAGGTATATCGCTGGGAGTGTTGACCTCTTCGGACGAGGTCCTCTTCAAGCCCGCAATGGACGCGCCGTCACCCGCTTCGCCATTCATATCAACAGAAACGTTCGTTTTATGCAGCCGatattcctcttccatgaCGAAGACGGAGGATCTAATTTTGAGAAGCTCATCCCAACCAATCTTAGAGACAAGGAGAGTGAGGAGGGAGTACGCTTTGGCGAATGTGCCGCGGAGGTTGGGAGCGGGGAGACGGAGGAGAGCGATATCGGCCTGTAACTTGATCAGCGCGAATGGGAAGGATGCTGAAAAATTGCAAATTGCAACGCACCTCGTTCTCTCGTGACGaatcttcatccaccaaaTTGGAGTCTGCGATAAACTTCTTGACTGGCATATTGGACTTTGCAGGGGTAGGCATCCGATGGAGATCTCTTTCGTTATAAGTAAACATTGGACATGAGTTGAGTGTCAACAAAGCCTGGTCGAGTTGCCCCAACTCGATGTACGTCTCCGTGAGTTTGGCCCAAGTCGTGAACTCGCTGGGTGCAGAATTGACCGCCTGCTGGGCGACTTGCTGGGCCCATTCGTATTTGTGcttggaaaggaggaaatcGACTTGGGCATGAAGGATGGGATAGGATTGAGGATTGGCGGCAAGGGCAGCGTTCATGATCTTGACAGCTTTGATCTCCTCGTCTGCAAGCAAATGAGCATTTCCAACATCTGCGACTGTTTATGACCCACTCATGCCGATGTAACTCTTCGCCACTAGAGCGGCTACCTCTGGCTCCTTgtccatcatcctttcgAAAAGGTTGGCGGCTCGATGAAGTCTGAAAGAGTCGGAAAAGTATTTAAGAATGGCAGAGGTCAGGTGGTTGGTGACAACTGTGGCGACCTGTATTTCGGGATCTGAGCCAAGCTGCCAGCCTATATAGAATGTTAGCTTTGATCCTGTTTTTAATAGCTGAGCGTACAGACCCTTGAAGAACAGCGCTTCGGCGGCTTTGAGGAAtctttcctctgcttctggCGTTGTGATCGGATCCAGCTTTCTATACCCTGCCAACCTATAGGAGGCATCGTCCGCATATCTAATAGCACGCAGGATCGCAGACAGGTACGTCTCTTGCCAGAGCTCGGGGGTCGCAGGGTGTCTGCCAGGTCAGCACAGAAATAAGACGCTGAAACCCACCTTTGACCGTGAAGATCAACCACAAAAGCGTCGACACCGCCGGGAATATTGGCTTCCACCCGCATATCTACCCGTGAAAAGGCATTGAAGCAGCTTTAACCCCGGATCAGCCAGACTGCGACAGACGGCCGTAAGGAATGAACAGGACTTACCAATACGTCCCGCTTCGAACTTTCCATGCCGACCCCTTGCCAAACCATGCAGACGAATCTTCCACTGAAAACTGCAAAGAGTTGAGATAGGCAGCGAGTGACGCAGAGGACGAAGCCTCTATTCCAGAGCTATACAGACGTTAGCGCGGGTCAGACAGATAAAAAGAGTTGCCGAACCAGTAGTGATAGGACCCGATCTGTGTAGTTGGTCAGCTAATGCCTATCCATATGCAATTTACCTCTCGTTGAGTCGGCGGTTTCCCATAAACTTTCATAACATGGCAGAGGTCTGGAGGGCCTAGTTCTCTGAAGGAGCCTGCAGACGATGTCAGGCAACGGTCCGGATGGACAGGACATGCAAGACGTACCAAGGGTTTCCGTTCTGGCTGCAAGGCTCTCTCCGATGTCGGTCTACGGGTAAGCGGGTGTCTCGCCAGAGGCATACTCACCTCTACAAACTCTGGGATGTCCTTGAATAGCTCTGACATGGCTGTTTTTATGGGTCGAGTCAAGAtgagggggagaggagacAACAAACGAAGAACGCGAACGAGCGAGTGACGCGGCAGATCCCCCTCGCCCAGCCTTGCACTTGTTGCCATGGATGCTTGAATCCCTTGCATCTCTACTTTTTTTACGCCCAAACACCAAATGCCCACTTTGCCCACTCCAGAGGAAGCTGGTGCCCATGACGGCCAGACACGTCCCGCCACTCCCGCACACCAGGTCCCTCTCGAGACACCAGGAGCAGGCCCCTCGCGACTAGCTACGCCTGACCCCGGCCGCGACCTCGAACTCGACATTGCATTCGAGCGCGAGCTGGCTCTGGATtcagaggacgaggagcaAGACAGAGAGAACTGTAAGTGTACAGACCGCAGATCGACACTAATTCCGTAGTCTTGCGGAAGCGGAACGATTACCTCGAGCTCGAACAATCTGTCaaggtatatatatatatgcaCGCTGTCGGGTAACGATGCTGTACTTGCTGACGCTTCAAGAGTAGTCAAGTAACGAGCTGCTGCATTCACTGGAAGAATACCTATCAACTTTCCAGACTGACCTCTCGGCGGTCTCTGGACAGATTTCGGAGCTTCAGCAGAAGAGCTCGGATATTGAGAGCAGGCTCAACGGGCGCAAGGCAAGTTGTATCTATGGCAGCTGTATCGATCTCTCTCTGACTAGCATAACAGGCAGTGATACCCGCACTCAACGCTCTTCTTGGTGATATAACACTTCCGCCTTCGCTCGTCCTTACTCTTCGCGATACACTTCCCTCCCAAAACTCTGATATTTGGCTTTCCGCCATCATACAGCTCGATGAGAAGATCACTGCAATCAAAGCCCGGAGCAAGGTGCGGGCTGTGAAGGAAGTCGAACCGATTATAGACGGCCTCACAATCAAAGCTCTTCATGTCCTTCCGCCATTTCTGCTCTCCCTTATCAAACCTCTCAAATCGGCATCAAAAGGACTGTCAACAAATATGGGTGTGCTGCAAACGGGAGTCCTGCTGAAATACCAACCCTTCTACGCATTCCTCCTGAAGCACGCGCCAAGGTTGGCCAAGCAAGTTGAGAGGGGTTATGTCAATGCCGCCAGGGCATTTTACGAGACCGGTTTCCGTCGGTATGCTCGAGCTCTAGGTCAGATCAGAGCTAGGACAGTGGAGAAGAACGATTTGATAGGGGTTGTATCTAGTGAGGCCGCGGCAGCGGTTCTGAACGGAAACGGAACACAGGAAGGAATGAAACAAGCGTATGAGAGGTTAAAGTTTGCTGAAGTGGATGAGGGGGCGGTCGTCCTGGCCTATATGGTCGACGACAAGGAGTTCGTAAGTCTCTGCAGGTTTTATTGAAACGTCCCGAGGGGGCGAGGGGGGAAGCGGCAGACGCTGATGGTGGATGGAAACAGCGATTACCTATCGAAGCATTATTCAGATCACTGAGCCTTGTTCTGATGGATAATGCTTCGGCAGAATTCACCTTTATCGtccgcttcttctcacGACCATCCAGCCCTCCTGCGGAACCCAGATCGTTCCTATCCCCCGAATCCACACCTCTCGACTCGCCCAGCCCGTCATCTTTTGCCGATCTGACATCTGAAGCGGGCAGAAACCAAACGGCCAGAAAGAGGGTAGGGATGAATGAATCCAACGAATGGCTGAAAGATGCGGAGCGTATATGGCACGAGGTGTTTGATTCAGCGTTAGACTACTGCACCGGTTTCTTCCAGTCCATGATCGATGTCCCTCCCCCTGCCATACCGTTACTCACAGTCATCCGGCTGAACGATCATTTGTTGGCTACGTGTGATGCCCGAGGTACTCTCCCTCTTATCCCGTACCTCACTGGACAAAAGCTCGCCATGTGGCCGATATTCagaaaggagatggatcAGCACATTGAAAGCCTGAAGAAGCTCGCCGACGATgcggaagggaaaggacTGGCGGGGTTCATGGGTAGAGGTGTCAAGGATGGAGCAGTGAGACAGGTTGCAAGTCGTTATGCGGGGCTGTTCACTTGCGTGACGGCGTTGAGTGAAGAGGCGGATGAGGCCATGTTGTTCTCTAGGTGAGCACGGATTTCTGGTGgatgagaaaaaaaaaggagacaaAAGCTGACAAAGCATAGTATGGCACGACTTCGCGCCGAGCTGGTTCGATTGACACATTTGCAGTCGCTCAAGATCAAGTCTCCAGCTGAACGGCACTcgttcctttcctccatctACGAGATTGTCATGCACGAGCTTGTCTCTGGACCGGGGCAGACAACGCATCCGAGGTTGCAGAGCGAGCTGTCATTTTTCCGGACtagggaggaagaagcgagaagaagaatcagTGATGCTCAATAAGATAGACCGTTGTGCATATATGCATAAGCAATCTTCATATAATCTTTGCATTTCTTTATATTGTCGAGACCATCAAGGTCATGGGAGCTTTCACTTTTACCGTATAACGACTCATGGTCtacttctcctcgtcatcgtcctcgtcctcatcctcctcttcaggGGCGGCAGCGGCAACATCCTCGTCATTGACTACGTGATATTGATCAGTACTGCTTCCGTATTGTTGAGAGCATGACCCacactcttcatcgtcctcagGAGACTCGGGAGCGTCGatatcctcgtcctcctcgtcctcatcctcgggCGCATCAGGATCGAGGTCAGCAGCCTTCCATGCCTCGGCCTGTGCATCATCCACGTCAGCATCCCTACGCCCATGTTATTGTAGCTGTAATTCAACGTACCTTGGAGTAGtcaaccttcttcctgttcCTCTTGCCGGTGACGATAAGGTTGTCCAGgtcgtcctcctcgagCTCCGCTTCAGCCCCACCCTCAGCCTCAGGCTCGGCCTCTTCAGTGCTCCtccccttgcccttcttgtcGGCAGCCTCATCGGTCTTGGTCCTAAATGTCAGAGTCAACTACCCGGTCATGTGATCCAGCAAGAAAGAAGCGCACTTCTTCTCGGCGTCGCCCTCTGGAGCTTCCTCGGCCTTTCGTTTCTCACCGACCTCAGCCTCCTTGGCGGCGGCAGCGGGGGCAGGAGTCTCGACGGACGTGGCCTCGGCGACGGCAGCGGTGGTTTCCTTGTCGGCAGACATTATCGGATAGATGTAGAATGAcggatggggaggaaggacggaagaggatgacgaagtGTATCGATGGATGGTTGTTGTGCTCCTCCCAGAAAGGTAATATTGGCGCGTCGCGCTATGCCGGCTAATTTGGGTTCGGCGTTATTAACGGGAGGCAAGGCGTTAATAAGGAGCCGCTACGCGTTTGTGTCGCCACATGATTTCTCCGTGATTTCCCGACGCGTTCAGGGCGCGAGGCGGCCAGTGCCCAGGCacggaaagaagaagctccaGATGTAATCCAAAGGTTATATCTAGCTGCA from Cryptococcus neoformans var. neoformans JEC21 chromosome 7 sequence includes the following:
- a CDS encoding suppressor of action mutation 2-like protein, putative codes for the protein MPTLPTPEEAGAHDGQTRPATPAHQVPLETPGAGPSRLATPDPGRDLELDIAFERELALDSEDEEQDRENFLRKRNDYLELEQSVKSSNELLHSLEEYLSTFQTDLSAVSGQISELQQKSSDIESRLNGRKAVIPALNALLGDITLPPSLVLTLRDTLPSQNSDIWLSAIIQLDEKITAIKARSKVRAVKEVEPIIDGLTIKALHVLPPFLLSLIKPLKSASKGLSTNMGVLQTGVLLKYQPFYAFLLKHAPRLAKQVERGYVNAARAFYETGFRRYARALGQIRARTVEKNDLIGVVSSEAAAAVLNGNGTQEGMKQAYERLKFAEVDEGAVVLAYMVDDKEFRLPIEALFRSLSLVLMDNASAEFTFIVRFFSRPSSPPAEPRSFLSPESTPLDSPSPSSFADLTSEAGRNQTARKRVGMNESNEWLKDAERIWHEVFDSALDYCTGFFQSMIDVPPPAIPLLTVIRLNDHLLATCDARGTLPLIPYLTGQKLAMWPIFRKEMDQHIESLKKLADDAEGKGLAGFMGRGVKDGAVRQVASRYAGLFTCVTALSEEADEAMLFSSMARLRAELVRLTHLQSLKIKSPAERHSFLSSIYEIVMHELVSGPGQTTHPRLQSELSFFRTREEEARRRISDAQ
- a CDS encoding bud site selection-related protein, putative: MSELFKDIPEFVETDIGESLAARTETLGSFRELGPPDLCHVMKVYGKPPTQREIGSYHYCSGIEASSSASLAAYLNSLQFSVEDSSAWFGKGSAWKVRSGTYCCFNAFSRVDMRVEANIPGGVDAFVVDLHGQRHPATPELWQETYLSAILRAIRYADDASYRLAGYRKLDPITTPEAEERFLKAAEALFFKGWQLGSDPEIQVATVVTNHLTSAILKYFSDSFRLHRAANLFERMMDKEPEVAALVAKSYIGMNEEIKAVKIMNAALAANPQSYPILHAQVDFLLSKHKYEWAQQVAQQAVNSAPSEFTTWAKLTETYIELGQLDQALLTLNSCPMFTYNERDLHRMPTPAKSNMPVKKFIADSNLVDEDSSRENEADIALLRLPAPNLRGTFAKAYSLLTLLVSKIGWDELLKIRSSVFVMEEEYRLHKTNVSVDMNGEAGDGASIAGLKRTSSEEVNTPSDIPTIRISSESMRTPNTAPGPGFSEKASTHKPALEKPETAQANEDPNSPLGMKSEGEQPVSAFSHKRLCERWLDNLFLVLYEDLRVYTIWRAEISHFKTQHMSYRKTGTEWEILGELATRLHHKEEAKDAYQRCLDSKFSAKALMKLLETYANEGDLQKTLTAAVRLTTYHHRWYMDASYPSMVAHYLYKVGLIHGHAKLQYTMLSMNLPVGIFEIMQGYMKYGATFNVEGSEF